One Luteibacter aegosomaticola genomic window carries:
- a CDS encoding AraC family transcriptional regulator has translation MSEDRFRHVLGYIDSHLDDTLSLGVLAAQAAYSPFHFHRRFAALTGMGVHRYVKLSRFKRAAWQAAFRSDLSVTEMAMQAGYEGPDAFSRAFRQRLGVSPTAFREQPDWARWAHAWQDLDQVRRFVMPLAHQHGDVRIVEFPETAVACLPHRGPQERIGETIRRFIAWRKENRLPPSRAATWNIAYDDPDETPPDAYRMDICCTCASVLPNEHGVVAATIDAGRCAVLRHTGPDSQLIDSVRFLYGEWLSAGKETPRDAPLFFHRVTFFPDVAEHEAVTDIYLPLASGT, from the coding sequence ATGAGTGAAGACCGCTTCCGCCACGTACTTGGCTATATCGATAGCCACCTCGACGACACGCTCTCGCTTGGCGTGCTTGCCGCCCAGGCCGCCTATTCGCCTTTCCATTTTCACCGTCGTTTCGCGGCGCTTACCGGCATGGGTGTGCATCGCTACGTGAAGCTCTCGCGCTTCAAGCGCGCGGCATGGCAGGCAGCGTTCCGGTCCGACCTATCGGTGACCGAGATGGCGATGCAGGCCGGGTATGAAGGTCCGGATGCCTTTTCACGCGCGTTTCGTCAGCGCCTCGGGGTATCGCCCACGGCGTTTCGTGAGCAACCGGATTGGGCGCGCTGGGCGCACGCCTGGCAGGATCTTGATCAAGTCAGGAGGTTTGTCATGCCTTTGGCGCACCAGCATGGCGATGTGCGCATCGTCGAATTCCCGGAAACTGCCGTGGCCTGCCTTCCGCATCGCGGGCCGCAGGAACGCATAGGGGAAACGATCCGCCGCTTCATCGCCTGGCGAAAGGAAAACCGACTGCCGCCATCCCGTGCGGCCACCTGGAACATCGCTTACGACGACCCTGATGAAACGCCACCTGACGCATACCGCATGGATATCTGTTGCACCTGCGCGAGCGTCCTCCCCAACGAGCATGGCGTGGTGGCGGCGACGATCGACGCAGGACGTTGCGCAGTTCTCCGGCACACGGGTCCGGATAGCCAGCTGATCGACAGCGTGCGCTTTCTTTACGGCGAATGGCTGAGTGCGGGCAAGGAGACGCCGCGCGATGCACCGCTATTCTTCCACCGTGTCACGTTTTTCCCGGATGTGGCGGAACATGAGGCAGTGACGGATATCTATCTGCCGCTCGCCAGCGGTACGTAG
- a CDS encoding NADH-quinone oxidoreductase subunit M codes for MSNHLLSLLIWLPIVGAIPVLLAGSGRPGLARWISLLVAVATFAASLALLPAYDAATGTMQLSESFSWIPSLGINYSLAVDGISVALIILTTFTQILVIVGAWEVIQNKPHQYMAAMLVLEGCMVGVFCATDALLFYVFFEAMLIPMFVIIGIWGGPRRVYATLKFFIYTFFGSIFMLIGLIYLYHKTGGSFALADMAKVHLTLTEQSWLFFAFLLGFAIKVPMVPVHTWLPDAHVEAPTGGSVVLAAVMLKIGGYGFLRFSLPIVPDASEHFAWLIIALSLIAVCYIGYVALVQGDMKKLVAYSSIAHMGFVTLGIFIAFMLVREANNPDAARLGMQGAMVQMISHGFISGAMFSCIGVLYDRLHSRQIKDYGGVINVMPIFAPFYVLFAMANSGLPGTSGFVGEFMVILAAFSANPWIALFAAFTLIIGAAYTLWMVKRVLWGEITNPHVKELTDVNGREIFMLSAFAAGVLVFGIWPEPLVHLMDASVARLVEQLAITKV; via the coding sequence ATGTCGAATCACTTGCTCAGCCTGCTGATCTGGCTTCCGATCGTCGGCGCCATCCCGGTGCTGCTCGCCGGTTCCGGTCGCCCAGGCCTCGCCCGCTGGATCTCGCTGCTGGTCGCGGTTGCCACTTTCGCCGCCAGCCTTGCCCTCCTGCCTGCCTATGATGCCGCTACCGGCACCATGCAGCTTTCGGAATCCTTCAGCTGGATTCCGTCGCTTGGCATCAACTACTCGCTGGCGGTCGACGGTATTTCCGTCGCTCTGATCATCCTCACCACGTTCACCCAGATCCTCGTGATCGTGGGGGCGTGGGAAGTGATCCAGAACAAGCCGCACCAGTACATGGCCGCCATGCTCGTCCTCGAGGGCTGCATGGTCGGCGTGTTCTGCGCGACGGACGCGTTGCTGTTCTACGTGTTCTTCGAAGCCATGCTGATCCCGATGTTCGTCATCATCGGTATCTGGGGTGGCCCGCGCCGCGTTTACGCCACGCTGAAGTTCTTCATCTACACGTTCTTCGGCTCGATCTTCATGTTGATCGGCCTGATTTACCTGTACCACAAGACCGGCGGCAGCTTCGCCCTGGCCGATATGGCCAAGGTGCACCTGACCCTCACCGAGCAGAGCTGGCTGTTCTTCGCCTTCCTGCTGGGCTTCGCCATCAAGGTCCCGATGGTGCCGGTACACACTTGGTTGCCGGATGCCCACGTCGAAGCGCCTACCGGCGGTTCGGTGGTGCTGGCGGCGGTGATGCTGAAGATCGGTGGCTACGGTTTCCTGCGCTTCTCGCTGCCGATCGTGCCGGATGCGTCGGAGCACTTCGCCTGGCTGATCATCGCGCTCTCGCTGATCGCGGTTTGCTACATCGGTTACGTGGCCCTGGTGCAGGGCGATATGAAGAAGCTGGTGGCGTACTCGTCCATCGCGCACATGGGTTTCGTCACCCTGGGCATCTTCATCGCCTTCATGCTGGTGCGTGAGGCCAACAACCCGGATGCCGCCCGCCTGGGCATGCAGGGTGCGATGGTCCAGATGATTTCGCACGGCTTCATCTCCGGCGCGATGTTCAGCTGCATCGGCGTGCTGTACGACCGCCTGCACTCGCGTCAGATCAAGGATTACGGCGGCGTCATCAACGTCATGCCGATCTTCGCTCCGTTCTACGTGCTGTTCGCCATGGCCAACTCCGGCCTGCCGGGCACCTCGGGTTTCGTCGGCGAGTTCATGGTCATCCTGGCCGCGTTCAGTGCCAACCCGTGGATTGCCCTGTTTGCGGCCTTCACGCTGATCATCGGTGCGGCTTACACGCTGTGGATGGTGAAGCGCGTGCTGTGGGGTGAAATCACCAACCCGCACGTGAAGGAACTGACCGACGTCAACGGCCGCGAGATCTTCATGCTCTCCGCGTTCGCCGCCGGCGTGCTGGTCTTCGGCATCTGGCCGGAGCCGCTGGTCCACCTCATGGATGCGTCGGTCGCTCGCCTGGTCGAGCAGCTGGCCATTACGAAAGTCTGA
- a CDS encoding M56 family metallopeptidase, whose amino-acid sequence MLINHLWDWRDTPFRAVLAFTVASIGLAVLRRPWRALFGGGAPYLLWLVVPLVLALTLAPTHAPPGFSSVAMQLREVAVPLAAPTNASEATTGWDRYLPLAWLAGMVGCALWFGMAQWRYSTALRKAYALGNHEGIPLFVAVRPDIGPALLGLFTPRIILPSDFAERFTTEEQALVLAHEQVHAGRRDTAWSALAHVVVVLFWFHPLAWWALGAFRIDQELACDAAVVRDHAHARRTYAEALLKNHGAARLPVGCTWFSTHPLTERIAMLTSTPTKLRRRIAAIAAPFALLGVMASAWSTTPAPVHAKPQYQLQADIATTSGSDAHVTVCAYENEAASITPATKDGTPPWTVTFTVTPAPQAGMLDITIDSARDDAHHRVASRQILRGKPGEAMAVRYSENADSGLRAIDIVPSTGCPAAGKAHA is encoded by the coding sequence ATGCTGATCAACCACTTGTGGGACTGGCGAGACACACCGTTCCGCGCCGTCCTGGCGTTCACCGTTGCGAGTATCGGACTGGCCGTTCTGAGACGCCCGTGGCGTGCCCTCTTCGGCGGCGGCGCGCCCTACCTGCTATGGCTGGTCGTTCCACTCGTGCTCGCGCTCACCCTCGCTCCTACGCACGCCCCGCCAGGCTTCAGCAGCGTTGCCATGCAACTACGCGAGGTGGCCGTTCCGTTAGCCGCACCGACAAATGCGTCGGAAGCGACGACAGGATGGGACCGTTACCTGCCCCTGGCGTGGCTCGCAGGCATGGTCGGATGCGCGCTTTGGTTCGGCATGGCTCAATGGAGATATTCGACGGCACTGCGGAAGGCATACGCGCTGGGTAATCACGAGGGCATCCCCTTGTTCGTAGCCGTACGCCCGGATATAGGCCCGGCCCTGCTGGGACTGTTCACCCCACGGATCATCCTGCCCTCCGATTTTGCCGAACGCTTCACCACGGAAGAACAGGCGCTGGTCCTTGCGCACGAACAGGTCCACGCCGGTCGGCGCGACACGGCCTGGAGTGCGTTGGCGCACGTGGTGGTCGTCCTGTTCTGGTTCCACCCGCTTGCGTGGTGGGCGCTTGGTGCGTTCCGCATCGATCAGGAACTGGCTTGCGATGCCGCGGTGGTCCGCGATCACGCCCACGCGCGGCGCACCTATGCCGAAGCCCTTCTCAAGAACCATGGCGCCGCCCGACTACCCGTCGGCTGCACGTGGTTTTCCACCCACCCCCTCACGGAACGGATCGCCATGCTCACGTCCACGCCAACGAAGCTTCGCCGCCGCATCGCGGCGATCGCCGCACCCTTCGCCTTGCTTGGCGTGATGGCTTCCGCCTGGAGCACTACGCCCGCACCGGTTCACGCGAAACCGCAATACCAGCTACAGGCGGATATCGCTACAACGAGTGGCAGCGATGCTCACGTCACCGTCTGTGCTTATGAAAACGAAGCCGCTTCGATCACGCCGGCGACCAAAGACGGCACACCACCCTGGACCGTGACGTTCACCGTGACACCTGCACCGCAGGCGGGCATGCTGGACATCACTATCGATAGCGCGCGGGACGATGCCCACCATCGAGTGGCATCACGACAGATCCTGCGCGGCAAGCCGGGCGAAGCGATGGCCGTACGCTATAGCGAAAACGCCGACAGCGGCTTGCGCGCGATCGACATCGTGCCATCGACAGGCTGTCCTGCCGCCGGCAAGGCCCACGCATGA
- the nuoI gene encoding NADH-quinone oxidoreductase subunit NuoI, giving the protein MSRVTHYFKSLLLLELFKGMGLTMRYMFSPKYTMRYPFEHIPKSNRFRGLHALRRYANGEERCIACKLCEAVCPALAITIDSAPRPEDGQRRTTRYDIDLFKCIFCGFCEESCPVDSIVETHVHEYHMEHRGENVVTKAQLLAIGDRFEQDIAAARAQDAAYR; this is encoded by the coding sequence ATGTCCCGCGTAACCCACTATTTCAAGAGCCTCCTGCTGCTCGAGCTGTTCAAGGGCATGGGCCTGACCATGCGCTACATGTTCAGCCCGAAGTACACGATGCGCTATCCGTTCGAGCACATCCCCAAGTCGAACCGCTTCCGTGGCCTGCACGCCCTGCGCCGTTACGCTAACGGTGAAGAGCGCTGCATCGCCTGCAAGCTGTGCGAAGCGGTGTGCCCGGCCCTCGCCATCACCATCGACTCGGCCCCGCGCCCGGAAGATGGCCAGCGTCGTACCACGCGTTACGACATCGATCTGTTCAAGTGCATCTTCTGCGGTTTCTGCGAAGAGAGCTGCCCAGTCGATTCCATCGTCGAAACGCACGTGCACGAGTACCACATGGAACATCGCGGCGAGAACGTGGTGACCAAGGCGCAGCTGCTGGCCATTGGTGACCGCTTCGAGCAGGACATCGCTGCCGCCCGCGCCCAGGACGCGGCTTACCGCTAA
- a CDS encoding BlaI/MecI/CopY family transcriptional regulator gives MTASITDAEAIVMEVLWTSAPRTTEEILAAVTTTQAWQLGTVKSLLNRLLKKNAVKAEQEGRRYLYTPLISRDDYLSSESAGLLDRLFGGRVAPLVAHFSAHRPLSKRDIAELRKLLDRLE, from the coding sequence ATGACAGCCTCGATCACTGATGCGGAGGCGATTGTCATGGAGGTGCTCTGGACGAGCGCCCCACGCACCACCGAAGAGATCCTCGCCGCCGTCACCACCACGCAGGCATGGCAATTGGGCACGGTGAAGTCCCTGCTCAACCGCTTACTGAAAAAGAATGCCGTCAAGGCAGAACAGGAGGGGCGACGTTATCTCTACACACCGCTCATCTCGCGCGACGACTATCTCTCGTCCGAAAGCGCAGGATTGCTTGACCGCCTTTTTGGCGGCCGGGTGGCACCACTCGTTGCGCATTTTTCGGCGCATCGCCCGTTATCGAAGCGCGATATCGCGGAGCTGCGCAAGTTACTGGACCGGCTCGAGTGA
- a CDS encoding NADH-quinone oxidoreductase subunit J: MNTDLLQLICFYLFGGVAVLAGLMVITVRNSVHAVLSLVLTFFSMACVWLLAEAEFLAIALVVVYVGAVMVLFLFVVMMLDIKQEVVREGFIRYLPVGIIVAVVMLVEMLAMIGVKSMHAHTLGPNPAGNSNVAWLGQALYTDFLLPFEIAALILTVGVVAAVALTLRERLGSRHQSAAQQVAVQATDRVRVVKMAPSQVASVVPPPAPPAAEPTQENTK; the protein is encoded by the coding sequence ATGAATACCGATCTGCTCCAACTCATCTGTTTCTACCTCTTCGGTGGCGTGGCTGTCCTCGCCGGCCTGATGGTCATCACCGTGCGCAACTCGGTCCACGCCGTGCTGTCGCTGGTGCTTACCTTCTTCAGCATGGCCTGCGTGTGGCTGCTGGCCGAAGCGGAGTTCCTTGCTATCGCCCTCGTCGTCGTTTACGTCGGCGCGGTGATGGTGTTGTTCCTGTTCGTGGTCATGATGCTCGACATCAAGCAGGAGGTCGTCCGCGAGGGCTTCATCCGCTACCTGCCGGTGGGCATCATCGTCGCCGTGGTCATGCTGGTCGAAATGCTGGCCATGATCGGCGTGAAGTCCATGCACGCCCATACGCTTGGCCCGAACCCGGCCGGTAACTCGAACGTCGCGTGGCTGGGCCAGGCCCTGTACACCGACTTCCTGCTGCCGTTCGAGATCGCCGCGCTGATCCTTACCGTGGGTGTCGTGGCCGCCGTGGCCCTGACCCTGCGCGAGCGCCTGGGTTCGCGTCACCAGTCGGCTGCCCAGCAGGTGGCCGTGCAGGCGACCGATCGCGTGCGCGTGGTGAAGATGGCCCCGAGCCAGGTGGCTTCGGTGGTACCGCCGCCGGCACCCCCGGCTGCCGAACCGACGCAGGAGAACACCAAGTGA
- a CDS encoding AraC family transcriptional regulator: MNAAPEDRWNNRLAAAVGLLTERMDAPPSLDELAAAACVSPYHFHRVWRALTGETVGETIARLRIEASQHRLRAAGGSVTMVAMDAGFATPQAFSRAFRRQTGITPSDFVGGRVVEDRPLADTEVRVVLREPFEVVALRRNGNDYAEVAEGYGRLFAWAGAAGLMGQFHGIYGIALDDVLSVDDARFDACVALGQVEPPGEFRLERIAGGHYACLTHRGDYAGLPDAEARLMATTLLDLDAEPADAPMLHHYLNDPDETPVEDLLTEIYVPLASGR; encoded by the coding sequence ATGAACGCTGCACCCGAAGACCGCTGGAACAACCGCCTCGCTGCCGCCGTCGGCCTGCTGACCGAACGCATGGATGCACCGCCGAGTCTGGACGAACTGGCGGCGGCGGCCTGCGTCTCGCCTTATCACTTTCACCGCGTATGGCGCGCACTGACCGGCGAGACCGTCGGCGAGACGATCGCCCGTCTGAGAATCGAGGCCTCGCAGCACCGCCTGCGCGCGGCAGGCGGCAGCGTAACGATGGTCGCCATGGACGCCGGTTTCGCCACACCCCAGGCGTTCTCCCGGGCGTTCCGACGCCAGACCGGCATCACTCCCAGTGATTTTGTCGGCGGCCGTGTCGTCGAAGACCGTCCGCTTGCCGACACCGAAGTTCGCGTCGTCTTGCGCGAGCCCTTCGAAGTGGTGGCGCTACGCCGCAATGGCAACGACTACGCCGAGGTGGCCGAAGGCTATGGTCGCCTGTTCGCGTGGGCCGGCGCCGCCGGGCTCATGGGGCAGTTCCATGGCATCTACGGAATCGCGCTCGACGACGTCTTGAGCGTTGACGATGCGCGCTTCGATGCCTGCGTCGCATTGGGCCAGGTCGAACCGCCGGGTGAATTTCGCCTGGAGCGTATCGCCGGCGGCCACTACGCCTGCCTCACCCATAGGGGCGACTACGCCGGGCTGCCAGACGCCGAGGCGCGCCTCATGGCGACGACGCTGCTCGACCTCGATGCCGAGCCAGCGGATGCCCCCATGCTGCACCACTATCTCAACGACCCTGATGAAACACCGGTCGAGGACCTGCTGACCGAGATCTACGTACCGCTGGCGAGCGGCAGATAG
- the nuoK gene encoding NADH-quinone oxidoreductase subunit NuoK — protein sequence MITLSHYIVLGAILFCIAVAGLFINRKNVIVLLMAIELMLLAVNTNFVAFSRFFGDVQGQVFVFFILTVAAAESAIGLAILVLLFRNRSTINVAEIDSMKG from the coding sequence GTGATCACGCTTTCCCATTACATCGTGCTCGGCGCGATCCTGTTCTGCATCGCGGTGGCTGGCCTGTTCATCAACCGCAAGAACGTGATCGTGCTGCTCATGGCGATCGAGCTCATGCTCCTCGCGGTGAATACCAACTTCGTGGCCTTCTCGCGCTTCTTCGGCGATGTGCAGGGCCAGGTGTTCGTGTTCTTCATCCTCACCGTGGCCGCGGCGGAATCCGCCATCGGCCTGGCGATCCTGGTCCTGCTGTTCCGTAACCGGAGCACGATCAATGTCGCCGAAATCGACAGCATGAAGGGTTGA
- the nuoN gene encoding NADH-quinone oxidoreductase subunit NuoN has product MPGINDILILLPEAYLTVAACVLLMLDAFLKPGQKGAVHWLSVLVLLVGAYLVVSGQPDSSVTAFSGMFVRDGVAEVLKVFSLLLMAVIFIYARPYLKERAIPFGEFYTLSIFATIGIMFLVAAGSLVTVYLGLELLTLSSYALVALNRDSRLSSEAAIKYFVLGALASGMLLYGMSMVYGATHTLDLHGIHAAIVGAEWHTLLLFGLVFMIVGIGFKLGAAPFHMWIPDVYQGSPTAVTIFIGSAQKLAAFGMAYRLLSTGMGDIAGGTTGLAPQWQLMVAVLAVLSLAIGNFVALVQTNLKRLLAYSTISHMGYLLVGLVNAGPEGYSASMFYAVSYALTSAAAFGMILVLSRAGFECEEIDDLKGLNQRSPWFAFMMLLVMFSLAGVPPLFGFFGKLLVLKAAMDAGYLWLAVAGAVAAIIGLYYYLRVVKVMYFDAPVEGTDVRATSDVASRWVLSLNAIALLVLGFTWSPLFAWCQRAFGV; this is encoded by the coding sequence ATGCCTGGTATCAATGACATCCTTATCCTGCTCCCCGAGGCTTACCTCACGGTCGCGGCGTGCGTCCTGCTTATGCTGGATGCGTTCCTGAAGCCGGGCCAGAAGGGCGCCGTGCACTGGCTTTCAGTGCTGGTGCTCCTGGTCGGTGCCTACCTGGTCGTGAGCGGCCAGCCGGATAGCAGCGTCACCGCGTTCAGCGGCATGTTCGTCCGCGACGGCGTCGCCGAAGTGCTGAAGGTGTTCTCGCTGCTGCTGATGGCGGTGATCTTCATCTACGCACGTCCGTACCTGAAAGAGCGGGCCATCCCGTTCGGCGAGTTCTACACGCTGTCGATCTTCGCCACGATCGGCATCATGTTCCTCGTCGCCGCTGGTAGCCTGGTTACCGTTTACCTCGGTCTCGAACTGCTGACGCTGTCGTCGTATGCGCTGGTCGCCCTGAACCGCGACTCGCGTCTCTCGTCGGAAGCGGCCATCAAGTACTTCGTGCTGGGTGCCCTGGCCTCGGGCATGCTGCTGTACGGCATGTCGATGGTGTACGGCGCGACCCACACGCTCGACCTGCACGGCATTCATGCCGCCATCGTCGGTGCCGAATGGCATACGCTGCTCCTGTTCGGCCTGGTCTTCATGATCGTGGGCATCGGCTTCAAGCTGGGCGCCGCTCCGTTCCACATGTGGATCCCGGACGTGTACCAGGGTTCGCCGACGGCCGTGACCATCTTCATCGGTTCGGCACAGAAGCTCGCCGCGTTCGGCATGGCCTACCGCTTGCTGTCCACGGGTATGGGCGATATTGCTGGCGGCACCACGGGCCTCGCGCCGCAGTGGCAGCTGATGGTGGCGGTGCTCGCCGTGCTGTCGCTGGCGATCGGTAACTTCGTTGCCCTCGTGCAGACCAACCTCAAGCGCCTGCTGGCCTATTCGACCATCTCGCACATGGGTTACCTGCTGGTTGGCCTGGTGAACGCCGGTCCGGAAGGCTACTCGGCCTCGATGTTCTATGCCGTCAGCTACGCGCTCACCAGCGCCGCCGCGTTCGGCATGATCCTGGTGCTCTCGCGCGCCGGCTTCGAGTGCGAAGAGATCGACGACCTGAAGGGCCTGAACCAGCGTTCGCCGTGGTTCGCCTTCATGATGCTGCTGGTGATGTTCTCGCTGGCTGGCGTGCCGCCGCTGTTTGGCTTCTTCGGCAAGCTGCTGGTGCTGAAGGCTGCGATGGATGCGGGTTACCTGTGGCTCGCCGTTGCGGGTGCGGTTGCCGCGATCATCGGCCTGTACTACTACCTGCGCGTCGTGAAGGTCATGTACTTCGATGCGCCGGTCGAGGGCACCGATGTGCGTGCCACGTCCGACGTCGCATCGCGCTGGGTGCTGTCGCTTAATGCGATCGCACTGCTCGTGCTCGGCTTCACCTGGTCCCCGCTGTTCGCGTGGTGCCAGCGAGCCTTCGGCGTCTAA
- the nuoL gene encoding NADH-quinone oxidoreductase subunit L, translated as MSLSLSILLTIALAPLAGAILAGLFGKVIGRAGAHSATILGVAIACGLSFYVLYQLVWGGADNFNQDVYTWFEIGRFHASVGFMVDRLTAMMMVVVTFVSLLVHLYTIGYMAEDPGYQRFFSYISLFTFSMLMLVMSNNFMQLFFGWEAVGLVSYLLIGFWYKRPTAIFANLKAFLVNRVGDFGFLLGIAAILYFLGTLDYQTAFDHAPDLVGKTLQITQNHAWDAATVIGILLFIGAMGKSAQVPLHVWLPDSMEGPTPISALIHAATMVTAGIFMVARMSPIFELSDAALSFILVIGSTTAFFTGLIGIVQNDIKRVIAYSTLSQLGYMTVALGVSAYSGAVFHLMTHAFFKALLFLGAGSVIMGMHHEQDMRYMGGLRKYMPITWITMWIGSLALAGTPFFSGFYSKDAIIEAVGESHRWGASYAYFCVLGGVFVTSFYSFRLLYMTFHGKERFTIEHKAHGHHGHDAHADHHDDAHDDHGHGTPGVLEHAPHESPWVVTVPLVLLSIPSILIGLFTVKPMLYDNWFGKAIHVNEENNVLGELAHEFHGALAAGIHGFYQWPFIIALAGFVSATYIYLFNPSIADKAKSALKPLYNLLDHKYWIDELYFAVFAKGGVKLGEGLSKVGDQAIIDGALVNGSAGLVQRIAGGARRLQSGFLFHYAFAMILGLILLLGGYWLIGQ; from the coding sequence ATGAGTCTCTCGCTTTCAATCCTGCTCACGATCGCACTGGCCCCGCTGGCCGGCGCGATCCTGGCGGGCCTCTTCGGCAAGGTGATCGGCAGGGCAGGGGCGCACAGCGCCACTATCCTCGGCGTCGCCATCGCCTGCGGCCTGTCGTTCTACGTGCTCTACCAGCTGGTGTGGGGTGGGGCGGATAACTTCAACCAGGATGTCTACACCTGGTTCGAGATTGGCCGCTTCCACGCTTCCGTCGGCTTCATGGTCGATCGCCTGACCGCCATGATGATGGTGGTGGTTACCTTCGTGTCGCTGCTGGTGCATCTGTACACCATCGGCTACATGGCGGAAGACCCGGGCTACCAGCGCTTCTTCAGCTACATCTCGCTCTTCACCTTCTCGATGTTGATGCTCGTCATGAGCAACAACTTCATGCAGCTGTTCTTCGGCTGGGAAGCGGTGGGCCTGGTGTCGTACCTGCTGATCGGCTTCTGGTACAAGCGCCCGACCGCGATCTTCGCGAACCTCAAGGCCTTCCTGGTCAACCGCGTGGGTGACTTCGGTTTCCTCCTCGGTATCGCCGCGATCCTGTACTTCCTGGGCACCCTGGATTACCAGACCGCGTTCGACCATGCGCCGGACCTCGTGGGCAAGACCCTGCAGATCACGCAGAACCATGCGTGGGATGCGGCTACCGTGATCGGCATCCTGCTGTTCATCGGTGCCATGGGTAAGTCGGCCCAGGTGCCGCTGCACGTGTGGCTGCCCGATTCGATGGAAGGCCCGACCCCCATCTCGGCGCTGATCCACGCGGCCACCATGGTGACCGCGGGCATCTTCATGGTCGCGCGCATGTCGCCGATCTTCGAACTGTCCGACGCGGCGCTGTCGTTCATCCTCGTCATCGGTTCGACCACTGCCTTCTTCACGGGCCTCATCGGCATCGTGCAGAACGACATCAAGCGCGTCATCGCGTACTCCACGCTCTCGCAGCTGGGCTACATGACCGTCGCGCTGGGCGTCTCCGCTTATAGCGGCGCCGTGTTCCACCTGATGACCCACGCGTTCTTCAAGGCCCTGCTGTTCCTGGGTGCCGGTTCGGTCATCATGGGCATGCACCATGAGCAGGACATGCGCTACATGGGCGGCCTGCGCAAGTACATGCCGATCACCTGGATCACCATGTGGATCGGTTCGCTCGCCCTCGCCGGTACGCCGTTCTTCTCGGGTTTCTACTCGAAGGACGCGATCATCGAGGCCGTGGGTGAGTCGCATCGCTGGGGTGCCTCGTACGCTTACTTCTGCGTGCTGGGCGGCGTGTTCGTGACTTCGTTCTACAGCTTCCGTCTCCTGTACATGACCTTCCATGGCAAGGAGCGCTTCACGATCGAGCACAAGGCACATGGCCACCACGGCCACGATGCCCATGCCGACCACCATGACGATGCGCACGACGACCACGGCCACGGTACCCCGGGCGTGCTCGAACACGCGCCGCATGAGTCGCCGTGGGTGGTGACGGTGCCGCTGGTGCTGCTGTCGATCCCGTCGATCCTGATCGGCCTGTTCACCGTGAAGCCGATGCTTTACGACAACTGGTTCGGCAAGGCGATCCACGTCAACGAAGAAAACAACGTGCTGGGCGAGCTCGCGCATGAGTTCCACGGTGCGCTGGCGGCTGGCATCCACGGTTTTTACCAGTGGCCGTTCATCATCGCCTTGGCTGGCTTCGTCAGCGCTACGTACATCTACCTCTTCAACCCGTCCATCGCCGACAAGGCGAAGAGCGCGCTGAAGCCGCTGTACAACCTGCTTGACCATAAGTACTGGATCGACGAACTGTACTTCGCGGTGTTCGCGAAGGGCGGCGTGAAGCTGGGTGAGGGTCTTTCGAAGGTGGGCGATCAGGCCATCATCGACGGCGCTCTCGTCAACGGCTCGGCTGGCCTCGTGCAGCGCATCGCGGGTGGCGCACGCCGCCTGCAGTCCGGATTCCTCTTCCATTACGCGTTCGCCATGATCCTCGGCCTCATCCTGCTTCTCGGCGGGTACTGGCTGATCGGGCAATAA